A genomic segment from Bosea sp. OAE506 encodes:
- a CDS encoding methyl-accepting chemotaxis protein translates to MLRPHMASGKALEPAQIRRLGELRGVADSSMEQLRQMTQRSGVGAELARKVGVMGSEMDAANKSMDALAGKLGQGTAPVISAEDWTKLCNGPFTAMLSAITQSLDDMSSATQDKLNEAWTHLAVIGALLAALLVVCVVSWRGVQRRIAKPVVALKSALDVMQAGDFSQPIPAAASPDEIGALSGALEAYRENALSLEASRRDRELAMLADSQQAANVQRLLGEVAGIVSAAQNGDFSGRASVGEVGGPLGDLVSGINEINAVVNGATTEFAEALQSVANGDLTHRVDTGYRGRFADLKNAINDTVDRLSSTVKTIQVTSSDVGLAAREINMGADDLSKRTEDQASSLEETAATTEQLAASVKATAHASRQAASIATEAMEAAQNGGAIAGQAVDAMARIESASTKISDIIRVIDDIAFQTNLLALNAAVEAARAGDAGKGFAVVASEVRTLAQRSSSAAKDISALISSSNNEVGEGVKLVRQAGEALEQILGASRKVASTIAEISAASGEQASGIDEMSQAVAHLDEMTQQNAALSEQSAASAAALSGRIGQLNDLVAAFKTGPDTGMGRSASAPTRRAA, encoded by the coding sequence GTGCTGCGGCCGCATATGGCGTCGGGCAAGGCGCTGGAACCAGCGCAGATCCGCCGCCTCGGCGAATTGCGCGGCGTGGCCGATTCCAGCATGGAGCAGCTGCGCCAGATGACGCAGCGCAGCGGCGTCGGTGCCGAACTCGCCCGCAAGGTCGGCGTGATGGGCTCCGAGATGGACGCCGCCAACAAGTCGATGGACGCTCTCGCCGGCAAGCTCGGCCAGGGCACCGCGCCGGTGATCTCGGCCGAGGACTGGACGAAGCTGTGCAACGGCCCGTTCACCGCCATGCTCTCGGCCATCACGCAATCGCTCGACGACATGTCGAGCGCCACCCAGGACAAGCTCAACGAAGCCTGGACGCATCTTGCCGTGATCGGCGCGCTGCTGGCCGCCCTGCTGGTCGTCTGCGTGGTGAGCTGGCGCGGCGTGCAGCGCCGCATCGCCAAGCCGGTGGTCGCGCTGAAATCCGCTCTCGATGTCATGCAGGCCGGCGATTTCTCCCAGCCGATCCCCGCAGCCGCCTCTCCCGACGAGATCGGCGCGCTCAGCGGCGCGCTGGAAGCCTATCGCGAGAACGCGCTCTCGCTCGAGGCGAGCCGGCGCGACCGCGAACTGGCGATGCTGGCCGACAGCCAGCAGGCCGCCAATGTCCAGAGGCTGCTCGGCGAGGTCGCCGGCATCGTCTCCGCCGCGCAGAACGGCGACTTCTCGGGCCGCGCTAGCGTCGGCGAGGTCGGTGGCCCGCTCGGCGACCTGGTCTCCGGCATCAACGAGATCAATGCGGTGGTGAACGGCGCGACGACGGAATTCGCGGAGGCACTGCAGTCGGTCGCGAATGGCGACCTGACGCACCGCGTCGACACCGGCTATCGCGGCCGCTTTGCCGACCTCAAGAATGCGATCAACGACACGGTCGACCGCCTCTCGTCCACGGTGAAGACCATCCAGGTTACCTCTTCCGATGTCGGCCTCGCCGCCCGCGAGATCAACATGGGTGCGGACGATCTCTCGAAGCGCACCGAGGATCAGGCCTCCTCGCTGGAGGAGACCGCGGCCACGACCGAGCAGCTCGCGGCCTCGGTCAAGGCGACCGCCCACGCCTCGCGCCAGGCGGCTTCGATTGCCACCGAAGCCATGGAAGCCGCGCAGAACGGTGGCGCCATCGCCGGCCAGGCGGTCGACGCCATGGCCCGGATCGAGAGCGCCTCGACCAAGATCTCGGACATCATCCGCGTCATCGACGACATCGCTTTTCAGACCAACCTGCTCGCGCTCAACGCGGCGGTCGAAGCGGCGCGCGCCGGCGATGCCGGCAAGGGCTTCGCGGTGGTCGCCTCCGAGGTTCGCACGCTGGCCCAGCGCTCCAGCTCGGCGGCCAAGGACATCTCCGCGCTGATTTCCTCGTCCAACAACGAGGTCGGCGAGGGCGTGAAGCTGGTGCGTCAGGCCGGCGAAGCTCTGGAGCAGATCCTCGGAGCATCGAGGAAGGTGGCCTCGACGATCGCGGAAATCTCGGCGGCGTCCGGCGAACAGGCCAGCGGGATCGACGAGATGAGCCAGGCCGTCGCCCATCTCGACGAGATGACGCAGCAGAACGCGGCGCTCTCGGAGCAGAGCGCGGCCTCGGCCGCAGCGCTCTCCGGCCGCATCGGCCAGCTCAACGACCTCGTCGCCGCCTTCAAGACCGGCCCGGATACCGGCATGGGGCGTTCCGCCTCGGCTCCGACGCGACGGGCGGCCTGA
- the gyrB gene encoding DNA topoisomerase (ATP-hydrolyzing) subunit B, producing the protein MSDAARDLEDAAYGADSIKVLKGLDAVRKRPGMYIGDTDDGSGLHHMVYEVVDNAIDEALAGHADLVTVTLNAEGSVTVTDNGRGIPTNIHTEEGISAAEVIMTQLHAGGKFDQNSYKVSGGLHGVGVSVVNALSVSLKLRIWRGGNEHFMEFRHGDAVAPLAVVGPAGDKRGTEVTFTPSQETFTMIEFDYKTLEHRLRELAFLNSGVRIVLTDARRAEVVREELMYEGGVEAFVRYLDRAKTPVISQPIMLSSEKDGITVDVALWWNDSYHENVLCFTNNIPQRDGGTHLAGFRAALTRQVTGYAETSGIAKKEKVSLTGDDCREGLTAIVSVKVPDPKFSSQTKDKLVSSEVRPVVENVVNQALSTWLEEHPNEAKTIVGKVAEAAAAREAARKARDLTRRKGALDIASLPGKLADCQERDPAKSELFIVEGDSAGGSAKQGRAREYQAVLPLRGKILNVERARFDKMLSSDQVGTLITALGAGIGREEFNIEKLRYHKIIIMTDADVDGSHIRTLLLTFFYRQMPEVIERGHLFIAQPPLYKAARGKSHVYLKDERALEDYLVESALDGAVFKTSGGEGAGVVERGGADLRGLIEEARGIRFTLGQLHSRYDRRVVEQMAIAGALHPVSEENEAQAQAAAAKVAARLDAISDDLERGWEGKVAEGGFQFSRMVRGVKQVAAVDAGLLASAEARKLDAASASLQEAYSRPGVLSRKGDDQAVNGPTDLFEAVTAIGKKGVSLQRYKGLGEMNPEQLWETTLDREVRSLLRVKNDQNDEADDLFVKLMGDVVEPRREFIQSNALNATVDT; encoded by the coding sequence ATGAGCGACGCTGCCCGCGACCTTGAAGACGCCGCATATGGCGCCGATTCCATCAAGGTTCTCAAAGGCTTGGACGCGGTGCGCAAGCGCCCCGGCATGTATATCGGCGACACCGATGACGGCTCGGGCCTGCACCACATGGTCTATGAGGTCGTCGACAACGCCATCGACGAGGCGCTCGCCGGCCATGCCGATCTCGTTACGGTGACGCTCAACGCCGAAGGATCGGTCACCGTGACCGACAATGGCCGCGGTATCCCCACCAATATTCACACCGAGGAAGGCATCTCGGCGGCCGAGGTCATCATGACCCAGCTCCATGCCGGCGGTAAGTTCGACCAGAATTCCTACAAGGTCTCGGGCGGCCTGCACGGCGTCGGCGTCTCCGTCGTGAACGCGCTCTCCGTCTCGCTGAAGCTGCGCATCTGGCGCGGCGGCAACGAGCATTTCATGGAATTCCGCCATGGCGACGCAGTCGCGCCGCTGGCCGTCGTCGGCCCCGCCGGAGACAAGCGCGGCACGGAGGTGACCTTCACCCCGTCCCAAGAAACCTTCACGATGATCGAGTTCGACTACAAGACGCTCGAACATCGCCTGCGCGAACTCGCCTTCCTCAACTCCGGTGTCCGCATCGTCCTGACCGACGCCCGCCGCGCCGAGGTCGTGCGCGAGGAGCTGATGTATGAGGGCGGCGTCGAGGCCTTCGTGCGCTATCTCGACCGCGCCAAGACGCCGGTGATCTCGCAGCCGATCATGCTCTCCAGCGAGAAGGACGGCATCACCGTCGACGTCGCGCTCTGGTGGAACGACAGCTACCACGAGAACGTGCTCTGCTTCACCAACAACATCCCGCAGCGCGACGGCGGCACCCATCTCGCCGGCTTCCGCGCGGCGCTGACGCGCCAGGTCACCGGCTATGCCGAAACCTCGGGCATCGCCAAGAAGGAGAAGGTCTCGCTCACCGGCGACGACTGCCGCGAGGGCCTGACTGCGATCGTTTCGGTCAAGGTGCCGGACCCGAAATTCTCCTCCCAGACCAAGGACAAGCTGGTCTCCTCTGAGGTTCGCCCGGTCGTCGAGAACGTCGTCAACCAGGCGCTCTCGACCTGGCTCGAGGAGCACCCCAACGAGGCCAAGACCATCGTCGGCAAGGTCGCCGAGGCTGCGGCCGCGCGCGAGGCCGCCCGCAAGGCCCGCGATCTCACCCGCCGCAAGGGCGCACTCGACATCGCCTCGCTGCCGGGCAAGCTGGCGGACTGCCAGGAGCGCGACCCGGCCAAGTCCGAACTCTTCATCGTCGAGGGTGACTCGGCCGGGGGCTCCGCCAAGCAGGGCCGCGCCCGTGAATATCAGGCCGTGCTGCCCCTGCGCGGCAAAATCCTTAATGTCGAGCGGGCGCGCTTCGACAAGATGCTCTCCTCCGACCAGGTCGGCACGCTGATCACGGCGCTCGGCGCCGGCATCGGCCGTGAGGAGTTCAACATCGAGAAGCTGCGCTACCACAAGATCATCATCATGACCGACGCGGACGTGGACGGCTCCCACATCCGCACCCTGCTGCTGACCTTCTTCTACCGGCAGATGCCGGAGGTGATCGAGCGCGGCCACCTCTTCATCGCCCAGCCGCCGCTCTACAAGGCGGCCCGCGGCAAGAGCCATGTCTATCTCAAGGACGAGCGCGCGCTGGAGGACTACCTCGTCGAGAGCGCGCTGGACGGCGCGGTCTTCAAGACCAGCGGCGGCGAGGGGGCCGGCGTGGTCGAGCGGGGCGGCGCCGATCTGCGCGGGCTGATCGAGGAGGCGCGCGGCATCCGCTTCACGCTGGGCCAGCTGCATTCGCGCTATGACCGGCGCGTCGTCGAGCAGATGGCGATCGCCGGCGCGCTGCATCCGGTGTCCGAGGAGAACGAGGCGCAGGCCCAGGCCGCGGCGGCCAAGGTCGCCGCCCGTCTCGACGCGATCTCGGACGATCTCGAGCGCGGCTGGGAGGGCAAGGTCGCCGAGGGCGGCTTCCAGTTCTCCCGCATGGTGCGCGGCGTCAAGCAGGTGGCAGCGGTCGATGCCGGGCTGCTCGCCAGCGCCGAGGCCCGCAAGCTCGACGCGGCCTCCGCCTCGCTGCAGGAGGCCTATTCCCGGCCGGGCGTCCTCAGCCGCAAGGGCGACGACCAGGCCGTCAATGGCCCGACCGATCTGTTCGAGGCCGTCACCGCCATCGGCAAGAAGGGCGTCTCGCTGCAGCGCTACAAGGGGCTGGGCGAGATGAACCCCGAGCAGCTCTGGGAGACCACGCTGGATCGCGAGGTCCGCTCGCTGCTCAGGGTCAAGAACGACCAGAACGACGAGGCGGACGATCTCTTCGTCAAGCTGATGGGCGACGTGGTCGAGCCGCGCCGCGAATTCATCCAGAGCAACGCGCTGAACGCCACCGTCGACACCTGA
- the recF gene encoding DNA replication/repair protein RecF, whose protein sequence is MAAVARLILQDFRSYQALDLAVGGQIIALCGENGAGKTNILEALSLFAPGRGLRRADLADMARQEGDGAFAVSIALADDGARLGVGLGPADAEGKRARLARIDGATAGSALAFSEHLRVVWLTPDLDGLFRGAAGDRRRFLDRLVLAVDPAHATRSNALERALRSRNRILEESPHQGQWLDAVEREIAELGVAVAAARAETVARLSAIIAETRDEASPFPHAQLALAGEIDLLVARHAALDAEDGYRALLRQGRARDRAAGRTLTGPQASDLEVRHGPKDIPAGQGSTGEQKALLIGLVLAHARLVAAMSGLEPLVLLDEIAAHLDPRRRAALYEGLTALGCQVWMTGADAALFTDLPAGSQRLAVAPGRVEPLA, encoded by the coding sequence GTGGCCGCCGTCGCGCGCCTGATCCTGCAGGATTTCCGCTCCTATCAGGCCCTCGATCTCGCGGTCGGGGGCCAAATCATTGCGCTCTGCGGCGAAAACGGCGCCGGCAAGACCAATATCCTCGAGGCGCTCTCGCTATTCGCGCCCGGTCGCGGCCTGCGCCGGGCCGATCTCGCGGACATGGCGCGCCAGGAGGGCGACGGCGCCTTCGCCGTCTCGATCGCGCTTGCCGATGATGGCGCGAGGCTTGGCGTGGGGCTGGGGCCGGCCGATGCCGAGGGCAAGCGCGCGCGGCTCGCCCGCATCGACGGCGCAACCGCCGGTTCGGCGCTCGCCTTCAGCGAGCATCTGCGCGTCGTCTGGCTGACGCCGGATCTCGACGGGCTGTTCCGGGGTGCGGCCGGGGACCGTCGGCGCTTTCTCGACCGGCTGGTTCTGGCGGTTGATCCCGCCCATGCGACCCGCTCGAACGCGCTCGAACGGGCGCTGCGCTCGCGCAACCGCATCCTCGAGGAGAGCCCGCATCAGGGCCAGTGGCTGGATGCGGTCGAGCGCGAGATCGCCGAGCTCGGCGTCGCGGTGGCCGCAGCCCGTGCCGAGACGGTGGCGAGGCTCTCGGCCATCATCGCCGAGACCCGCGACGAAGCCTCGCCCTTCCCCCATGCCCAGCTCGCGCTCGCAGGCGAGATCGATCTTCTGGTCGCGCGACACGCCGCGCTCGACGCCGAGGACGGCTACCGCGCCTTGCTGCGTCAGGGTCGGGCCCGCGACCGGGCGGCGGGGCGGACGCTCACCGGCCCGCAGGCCTCCGATCTCGAAGTGCGACACGGCCCCAAGGACATTCCCGCCGGGCAGGGCTCGACCGGCGAACAGAAGGCGCTGCTGATCGGGCTCGTCCTCGCCCACGCCCGCCTCGTCGCAGCGATGAGCGGGCTCGAGCCGCTCGTGCTGCTCGACGAGATCGCCGCCCATCTCGATCCGCGCCGCCGGGCGGCGCTTTATGAGGGCCTGACGGCGCTGGGCTGCCAGGTCTGGATGACCGGCGCCGACGCGGCGCTCTTTACCGATCTGCCGGCGGGCTCCCAGCGTCTTGCCGTCGCGCCGGGCCGGGTCGAGCCTCTCGCCTGA
- a CDS encoding methyl-accepting chemotaxis protein, giving the protein MQPSRTMFSATEKEIASRLLAVLSPHFGASIDQLQGIEVGLDKRERDLELRQNELTKYRLLFGLDFGEEYVAAKRRIVARANRNGIDLSDYPLFFLADFSHFLPVIVAKWKRRWGKVDTALQVFAKLMLTDMSYSIAQFDGAIEARTADRIRQVEQAFRDGIAERISAIELSLGDVSGFSTQMSAKAAQTLQAVAETQRRPEQVAASVMEIVAATRNFGASCADISAETAQSSRAADEAGAGCEGIAGNVAMLRQANSRIGHVVELIRSLAAQTNLLALNATIEAARAGEAGRGFAVVAAEVKSLATATNQATETIRQGIEEVVMASQAIDDAVGRLGQTVLAMQASARLVATSTADQQGRIERVAAQAETSSLGVDAIARHAALVEGLAGEAAVLANQTDERVKAALGRAQELERSIGGFLGEIAEARAERSAAVIRDAV; this is encoded by the coding sequence ATGCAGCCTTCGCGGACCATGTTCTCGGCGACGGAGAAGGAGATCGCGAGCCGCTTGCTGGCCGTGCTCTCCCCGCATTTCGGCGCGTCGATCGACCAGCTCCAGGGCATCGAGGTCGGCCTCGACAAGCGCGAGCGCGACCTCGAGCTTCGGCAGAACGAGCTGACCAAATATCGCCTGCTCTTCGGCCTGGATTTCGGCGAGGAATACGTCGCCGCCAAGCGGCGCATCGTGGCCCGCGCCAACCGCAACGGCATCGACCTGTCGGATTACCCGCTGTTCTTCCTGGCTGACTTCTCGCATTTCCTGCCCGTCATCGTCGCGAAGTGGAAACGCCGCTGGGGCAAGGTCGACACCGCCCTGCAGGTCTTCGCCAAGCTGATGCTGACCGATATGAGCTATTCGATCGCCCAGTTCGACGGGGCGATCGAGGCCCGCACGGCCGACCGCATCCGCCAGGTCGAGCAGGCCTTCCGGGATGGCATCGCCGAGCGCATCTCCGCTATCGAACTCAGCCTCGGCGACGTCTCGGGCTTTTCGACGCAAATGTCGGCCAAGGCCGCCCAGACCCTGCAGGCGGTGGCGGAAACGCAGCGGCGGCCCGAGCAGGTGGCGGCCTCGGTGATGGAGATCGTCGCTGCGACCCGCAATTTCGGCGCCTCCTGCGCCGACATCTCCGCCGAAACCGCGCAGTCCAGCCGGGCGGCCGACGAGGCCGGGGCGGGGTGCGAGGGCATCGCCGGCAACGTCGCGATGCTGCGCCAGGCCAACAGCCGCATCGGCCATGTCGTCGAGCTGATCCGCAGCCTCGCAGCGCAGACCAATCTGCTCGCCCTCAACGCCACGATCGAGGCTGCCCGCGCCGGCGAGGCGGGCCGCGGTTTCGCCGTGGTCGCCGCCGAGGTGAAATCGCTGGCCACCGCGACCAACCAGGCGACAGAGACCATCCGCCAGGGCATCGAGGAGGTCGTTATGGCGAGCCAGGCGATCGACGATGCCGTTGGCCGGCTCGGCCAGACGGTTCTCGCCATGCAGGCGAGCGCTCGTCTCGTCGCGACCTCGACGGCCGACCAGCAGGGTCGCATCGAGCGCGTCGCGGCGCAGGCCGAAACCTCATCGCTTGGCGTCGATGCCATCGCGCGCCACGCGGCGCTGGTCGAGGGGCTGGCGGGCGAGGCCGCGGTGCTGGCAAACCAGACCGACGAGCGCGTCAAGGCGGCCCTGGGGCGTGCGCAGGAGCTGGAACGCTCGATTGGCGGGTTCCTCGGTGAAATCGCCGAGGCGCGGGCCGAGCGGAGCGCGGCCGTGATCCGCGACGCGGTCTGA
- a CDS encoding methyl-accepting chemotaxis protein, producing the protein MTSFAGKASIRTILFGLVCAMALVSSGLALQGIWSAVTRYGVAQQVVQLAGLNKNLFDALGAFRLERAAMQTAVLIPSDKNQTSVDTYLHRRKLIDDAMVQAQAAFASTARPGLAAARSELTSVYDENKTLRETVDREVKLPVANRDKQLPDRILVVGEKLLQKLDRASLAVDSELRTLNPSLTELVIARALAWATRTYAGTAGVMISSIAAQQRPFDAQETRTILNANASAVASWQALRDLTDTAQTDPAIRAAVAKGHAGYFAGPIKDKREAITTLTTTGGKPDMSADDWRGLIVPALEGLAAVANVALDRAIVGANEAASDAFFAIARYAGILLFSLMIAVAGYFVVRSRVTNPLAQMTTSMTRLAEGDLATALPRIERQDEIGAMAAALSVFRDNLVKMRALEDQDRAAAATRLARAQSMEAVVSDVGEVVAAAAAGDFSARLQIDQADEQMQKLVAGINEINAVVDSATREFAQTLSAVAAGDLTVRVDAAYRGRFADLKGAINDTVDRLSSTLRTIQVTSADVGLAAREINMGADDLSKRTEEQASSLEETAATTEQLAASVKATAQASRQAASIATEAMEAAQNGGAIAGQAVDAMSRIETASTKISDIIRVIDDIAFQTNLLALNAAVEAARAGDAGKGFAVVASEVRTLAQRSSAAAKDISALISSSNNEVGEGVKLVRQAGEALERILGASQKVAATIAEISSASGEQASGVDEMSKAVAHLDEMTQQNAALSEQSAASAGSLASKIAQLNDLVAAFRTGPSEQGQRAERRWAA; encoded by the coding sequence ATGACGAGTTTTGCTGGCAAGGCATCCATCCGGACGATCCTGTTCGGTCTGGTCTGCGCCATGGCGCTGGTGAGCAGCGGCCTGGCGCTGCAGGGCATCTGGTCCGCCGTCACCCGCTATGGCGTCGCCCAGCAGGTGGTGCAGCTCGCGGGGCTCAACAAGAACCTGTTCGATGCGCTCGGCGCCTTCCGGCTCGAGCGCGCGGCGATGCAGACCGCGGTGCTGATCCCCAGCGACAAGAACCAGACCTCGGTCGACACCTATCTGCACCGGCGCAAGCTCATCGACGACGCGATGGTGCAGGCGCAGGCCGCGTTCGCCTCAACGGCGCGGCCCGGGCTGGCGGCCGCCCGCAGCGAGCTGACGTCCGTCTATGACGAGAACAAGACCCTGCGCGAGACCGTCGACAGGGAGGTCAAGCTCCCGGTCGCCAACCGCGACAAGCAGCTGCCCGACCGTATCCTGGTCGTCGGCGAGAAGCTGCTGCAGAAGCTCGACCGCGCCTCGCTCGCCGTCGACAGCGAGTTGCGGACACTCAATCCCAGCCTGACTGAACTGGTCATCGCTCGGGCCCTGGCCTGGGCCACCCGCACCTATGCCGGCACCGCCGGCGTCATGATCAGCAGCATCGCGGCGCAGCAGCGCCCCTTCGACGCGCAGGAGACGCGCACCATCCTCAACGCCAACGCCAGCGCGGTTGCGAGCTGGCAGGCCCTGCGAGACCTGACCGACACCGCGCAGACGGACCCCGCCATCCGCGCCGCTGTCGCCAAGGGCCATGCGGGCTATTTCGCCGGTCCGATCAAGGACAAGCGCGAGGCGATCACGACCCTGACGACGACCGGCGGCAAGCCCGACATGTCGGCCGACGATTGGCGTGGCCTGATCGTTCCGGCGCTGGAGGGTCTCGCAGCCGTCGCCAATGTCGCGCTCGACCGCGCCATCGTCGGCGCCAACGAGGCCGCCAGCGACGCCTTCTTCGCGATCGCCCGCTATGCCGGCATCCTGCTCTTCTCGCTGATGATCGCGGTCGCTGGCTATTTCGTCGTGCGCTCCCGCGTCACCAACCCGCTCGCCCAGATGACGACCTCGATGACGCGGCTGGCCGAGGGCGACCTCGCCACCGCGCTGCCGCGGATCGAAAGGCAGGACGAGATCGGCGCCATGGCCGCAGCCCTTTCGGTGTTCCGCGACAATCTGGTGAAGATGCGCGCCCTGGAAGACCAGGACCGCGCCGCCGCTGCCACGCGCCTGGCTCGTGCCCAGTCGATGGAAGCGGTGGTCTCGGATGTCGGCGAGGTGGTCGCCGCGGCGGCTGCCGGCGATTTCTCGGCCCGGCTGCAGATCGACCAGGCCGACGAGCAGATGCAGAAGCTCGTCGCCGGCATCAACGAGATCAATGCTGTGGTCGACTCGGCCACGCGTGAGTTCGCCCAGACGCTCTCGGCGGTCGCCGCCGGCGATCTGACGGTGCGGGTCGATGCCGCCTATCGCGGGCGCTTCGCCGACCTCAAGGGTGCGATCAACGACACGGTCGACCGCCTGTCCTCGACGCTGCGGACCATCCAGGTCACGTCGGCGGATGTCGGGCTGGCCGCACGCGAGATCAACATGGGCGCGGATGATCTCTCGAAGCGCACGGAGGAACAGGCCTCCTCGCTCGAAGAGACGGCGGCCACGACCGAACAGCTCGCCGCCTCGGTCAAGGCGACCGCGCAAGCCTCGCGCCAGGCCGCCTCGATCGCCACCGAGGCGATGGAAGCTGCCCAGAACGGCGGCGCCATTGCCGGCCAGGCCGTCGATGCGATGTCGCGGATCGAGACCGCCTCGACCAAGATCTCGGACATCATCCGGGTGATCGACGACATCGCCTTCCAGACCAATCTGCTGGCGCTGAACGCGGCGGTGGAAGCGGCGCGGGCAGGTGACGCCGGAAAGGGCTTCGCAGTCGTCGCCTCCGAGGTGCGGACGCTGGCCCAGCGTTCGAGCGCCGCGGCCAAGGACATCTCCGCCCTGATCTCCTCCTCGAACAACGAGGTGGGCGAAGGCGTGAAGCTCGTGCGCCAGGCCGGGGAAGCGCTGGAGCGGATTCTCGGCGCCTCTCAGAAGGTCGCCGCCACGATTGCCGAGATCTCTTCCGCGTCGGGCGAGCAGGCGAGCGGCGTGGACGAGATGAGCAAGGCTGTGGCGCATCTCGACGAGATGACCCAGCAGAACGCGGCGCTCTCCGAGCAGAGCGCGGCCTCGGCAGGGTCGCTCGCCAGCAAGATCGCGCAGCTCAACGATCTCGTCGCGGCGTTCCGGACGGGTCCGTCCGAGCAGGGCCAGCGGGCCGAGCGCCGCTGGGCCGCCTGA
- the recQ gene encoding DNA helicase RecQ, translated as MSPSRESDARAILKSVFGYDDFRPGQWEVIEAALAGRDVFAVMPTGSGKSMCYQLPALVAGGLTLVVSPLIALMRDQVGQLTRAGVAAASLNSMNSETEAAEAWDKLNAGELRLLFVSPERLAGEGLVGRLRHLGVTRLAIDEAHCVSQWGHDFRPEYRLLAKTREALGGVPVTALTATADRQTREDIAQQLFPRPPHLVVHSFDRPNLKLAFAPKDQPRRQIDAFLRSHRGGSGIVYCSSRSRTERLAEGLREKGWNALAYHAGMEQEQRNRNQDIFLQEDGVVVCATIAFGMGINKPDVRFVVHADMPGSIESYYQEIGRAGRDGLNADTLTLYGVDDMALRRRQIDEKAIDDERRRIEHKRLNAMIDLCESALCRRSALLSYFGEETPSCRHAKAPIRCDLCAAEAPELTDATLDARKLLSAVARSGQRFGAAHLADILTGTATEAIRRQNHDGLKTFGVGQDKPKSAWTALTRKLFAAGALAEASVEHGGFCLTGKGEDILFGREPIALRADPFSERVSRRSGREQARADGLDEGTAGLFEHLRQLRLSLAREEGVAAYIIFTDRTLIAMARARPAGLEEMRAIEGVGERKLTQYGEAFLEAISRFPG; from the coding sequence ATGTCGCCCTCCCGCGAATCAGACGCCCGCGCGATCCTGAAATCCGTCTTCGGCTATGACGATTTCCGTCCCGGCCAATGGGAGGTGATCGAGGCCGCGCTCGCCGGACGCGACGTCTTCGCGGTGATGCCGACGGGCTCGGGCAAGTCGATGTGCTATCAGCTGCCCGCGCTGGTGGCCGGCGGTCTGACGCTGGTCGTCTCGCCGCTGATCGCGCTGATGCGCGATCAGGTCGGGCAATTGACGCGGGCGGGCGTCGCCGCCGCCTCGCTCAACTCCATGAACAGCGAGACCGAGGCCGCCGAGGCCTGGGACAAGCTGAATGCGGGGGAACTGCGCCTGCTCTTCGTCTCGCCGGAGCGCTTGGCCGGTGAGGGGCTTGTCGGCCGGCTGCGCCACCTCGGGGTGACACGGCTGGCCATCGACGAGGCCCATTGCGTCTCGCAATGGGGTCACGACTTCCGCCCCGAATACCGGCTGCTCGCCAAGACCCGCGAGGCGCTGGGCGGCGTGCCGGTGACGGCGCTGACCGCCACGGCCGACCGCCAGACCCGCGAGGACATCGCCCAGCAGCTCTTCCCGCGGCCGCCGCATCTGGTGGTGCACTCCTTCGACCGGCCGAATCTCAAGCTCGCCTTCGCGCCCAAGGACCAGCCGCGCCGCCAGATCGACGCCTTCCTGCGCAGCCATCGCGGCGGCTCGGGCATCGTCTACTGCTCCTCGCGCAGCCGCACCGAGCGGCTCGCCGAAGGTTTGCGCGAGAAGGGCTGGAATGCGCTCGCCTACCATGCCGGGATGGAGCAGGAGCAGCGCAACCGCAACCAGGACATCTTCCTGCAGGAGGACGGCGTCGTCGTCTGCGCCACGATCGCCTTCGGCATGGGCATCAACAAACCCGATGTCCGGTTCGTCGTCCATGCCGACATGCCCGGCTCGATCGAGAGCTATTACCAGGAGATCGGCCGCGCCGGACGCGACGGGCTCAACGCCGACACGCTGACGCTCTACGGCGTCGACGACATGGCGCTGCGCCGCCGCCAGATCGACGAGAAGGCGATCGACGACGAGCGCCGCCGCATCGAGCACAAGCGCCTCAACGCCATGATCGACCTTTGCGAATCGGCGCTCTGCCGGCGCAGCGCGCTGCTCTCCTATTTCGGCGAGGAAACGCCGAGTTGCCGCCACGCGAAGGCGCCGATCCGCTGCGATCTCTGCGCCGCGGAGGCGCCCGAACTCACGGATGCGACGCTGGATGCCCGCAAGCTCCTGTCGGCGGTCGCGCGCTCCGGCCAGCGATTCGGCGCTGCCCATCTCGCGGATATCCTGACCGGCACGGCGACGGAGGCGATCCGCCGCCAGAACCATGACGGGCTCAAGACCTTCGGCGTCGGCCAGGACAAGCCCAAGAGCGCCTGGACCGCGCTGACCCGCAAGCTCTTCGCCGCCGGCGCGCTGGCCGAGGCGAGCGTCGAGCATGGCGGCTTCTGCCTGACCGGCAAGGGCGAGGACATCCTGTTCGGCCGCGAGCCGATCGCGCTGCGGGCCGATCCCTTCTCCGAGCGCGTCAGCCGGCGCAGCGGACGCGAGCAGGCCCGCGCCGATGGACTCGATGAGGGCACCGCCGGGCTGTTCGAGCATCTGCGCCAGCTGCGCCTGTCGCTCGCCCGCGAGGAGGGCGTCGCGGCCTACATCATCTTCACCGACCGCACGCTGATCGCGATGGCGCGCGCCCGGCCGGCGGGTCTCGAGGAGATGCGCGCGATCGAGGGCGTGGGCGAGCGCAAGCTGACGCAGTACGGCGAGGCCTTCTTGGAGGCGATCTCGCGTTTCCCGGGTTGA